The DNA window ATCGTCTTGAACCTCCGACTTTTCGTTCttgattaatgaaaacattcttgGCAAATGCTTTCGCTTTTCGTCCGTCTTCGCCGGTCCAAAATTTCACCTCTAAGCGGCTGTCTGAATGCCCCGGCCGTCCTCTTAATCATGGCCCCAGTTCAGAGAAAACCCACAAAATAGAACCGAGTCCTATTCCATTATTCTAGCTGCGGTATTCAGGCGACCGGGCCTGCTTTGAACActctaattttttcaaaatggcaACTTGGACCCAGGGACACTCAGCTAAGAACATCGGCGCCCGAGAGGCAGGGGCTGGGACAGGCGGTAGCTCGCCTCATGGCGGACCGTCAGCTCGATCGAGATCAACTCTGAGCTTTTTAACTGCAGCAACTTTAAGATCGCTATTGGAGCTGGAATTACATGGCTGCTGGCACCAGACTTGCCCTCAATTGATCCTCGTTAAAAAGTTTAAAGTGTACTCATTCCAATTACAGGGCCTCGAAGAGTCCTGTATTGTTACCACAAATCACTACCTCCGAGTCGGGAGTGGGTAATTCTTGGCGCCTGCTGCCTTCCTTGGATGTGGTAGCCGTTTCTCAGGCTCCCTCTCCGGAATCGAACCCTGATTCCCGTTACCCGTGGTCACCATGGTAGGCACAGAAAGTACCATCGAAAGTTGATAGGGCAGACATTGAATGAGGCGTCGCCCGCACGGGCCAGCGATCGGCTCGAGGTTATCTAGAGTCACCATGGCGGCAGGCGCGAAACCCGCATGGGTTTTGGGTCTGATAAATGCTGCGCATCGGAGGTCAGCGCTTCGTTGGCATGTATTAGCTCTAAATTGCCACAGTTATCCAAGTAGCGTGAGGCGATCAAAGGAACCATAACTGATTTAATGAGCCATTCGCGGTTTCACTGTACCGGCCGTGTGTACTTAGACTTGCATGGCTTAATCTTTGAGACAAGCATATGCTACTGGCAGGATCAACCAGGTAGCCCTCTCGGGCCTTGGGCGGCGgaggcagcggcggcggcgggctCCCGCCCGCCAGCGACCGACCGACCCACCGGCGGGACCGTGCGCTGGGGTTTGGTAGTGGCGGGGCCCCCCGTCGAAGCGAGAGGCCAGGCGTGTGGTTGGAAAAAAAGCGAGTGCGGCTCTCCTGGATCGGGGCCGGCTTAAACACCGTGCTCGCGGAGCCCGCCGCCGCAGAAAGCGTGGGTTGTTCTGGCGCCCGCCCGGGGCGGAGGCGAGAGGGCGAACCAGCGGCCTTGTGGCGGGCTCCGTCGTCGCGGGCTGCTGGGGCTGGCCAGGCGTCTCGGTCTCGCCGAAGGCGTTCGGCCGGGGAGGCGCGGAGGTCCCCTCGGACCCCCTCCAGCGCCTGGTAAAGCGGGGGCCGTGGAAGCGAACCAGCGGGCGGAGAACCGTCCGCCCGAGCCCGGCGCGAGCGGCAGCGGGGGCCCTCGATGGCGGATCACGTTTGCGATCGGTCGGTGCTTTCCTGGAAGAGCAGCGGCGGGGGCGGCCGCCAAACTGTCGAAAATATCCGTTTGAGGTCGGATAAATCGGGCTGAAAGTTCGGAGAATACCGGCGCTCCGTTCTGGAGGCccaagttttcaaaaactgggtttctgAAATCGTGCAGAGTATTTTTGGTGTCCCGGGATAAACTCCTCGACACGAGGAAGGTAGAAATGGCCAAATTCTAGTCGCGGCTGACTCGTTTTACCTTCCTCGGTCAAAACACTTAGAAAAGCATAAACCCTCTCGcgcccctggtactcctgagagaattttcgtgcccctggtactccggagagagttttcgtgcccctggtactcccgggacttctcgtgcccctggtactccggggaatcctcgtgcccctggtactccagagagaattctcgtgcccctggtactccggggatttctcgtgcccctggtactcctgggagaattctcgtgcccctggtactccccagacttctcgtgcccctggtactccggacacttctcgtgccctggtactcctgacacttctcgtgcccctggtactcctggggaggttcgtgcccctggtactcccgagaCTTCTCGTGCCCTGGTTCTCCTCGGagacttctcgtgcccctggtactcccgagactgctcgtgcccctggtactcctgggagaattttcgtgcccctggtactccgagGGGCTTCTCGTGCCCTTTTGCCCCAGAGGCGCAGAGCTCGGGTGACCGTCCTCCGACCCCCCGCCCGGCCTATACCTCGATTTCAGCTGGAAACTTATACAAAAAACATATCAATTTCtatataataatacagataatatatatactgtgcgCCCGCTCCCCAGGCCCctgccctgctctgctctgctccccaCAATCCTGGCACAGCCGCCGGCCCTTGCTGCCCGGGCCTGGAGGATGCTTACCACCGCCTCTCCCATCTCCGGCTAGTCGGCCatcgctgcccgggcccggggaggcttcccgcatactccccctctcccctggctCCGGTTCTCCCACACCCGGGCTCCATCTCCGGCTGCCCGGCCatcgctgcccgggcccggggaggcttcccgcatcctccccctctcccctggctCCGGTTCTCCCACCCCCGGGCTCCATCTCCGGCTACCCGGCCACGGCATCCCGGGCCCGGGGAGGCTTCCCG is part of the Xiphias gladius isolate SHS-SW01 ecotype Sanya breed wild unplaced genomic scaffold, ASM1685928v1 HiC_scaffold_348, whole genome shotgun sequence genome and encodes:
- the LOC120787647 gene encoding small nuclear ribonucleoprotein-associated protein B'-like produces the protein MEGEGEDAGSLTRAREAVAGQPEMEPGGGRAGARAEGEDAGSLTRAREAVAGQPEMEPGGGRWRAGAGARDEGGAAGSLPGPGMPWPGSRRWSPGALEGVRGDLRASPAERLRRDRDAWPAPAARDDGARHKAAGSPSRLRPGRAPEQPTLSAAAGSASTVFKPAPIQESRTRFFSNHTPGLSLRRGAPPLPNPSARSRRWVGRSLAGGSPPPPLPPPPKAREGYLVDPA